A part of Camelus bactrianus isolate YW-2024 breed Bactrian camel chromosome 7, ASM4877302v1, whole genome shotgun sequence genomic DNA contains:
- the LOC105071588 gene encoding olfactory receptor 2A2-like encodes MGSNQSWVTEFTLVGFQLSAQMEMLLFCIFSLFFAFTLLGNGVILGLICLDLRLHTPRYFFLSHLAIIDISYASNNVPKMLANLVSQSRTITFVPCILQTFLYLAFAATECLILVVMSYDRFVAICHPLRYTVIMSWRVCSVLAATCWSCGFILALVHAILLLRLPFCGPQEVNHLFCEILSVLKLACVDTWINQVVILAACMFVLVGPLCLTLVSYTRILWAILKIQSREGRVKAFSTCSSLLCVVGLFFGIAMVVYMVPDSSQREEQEKALSLFHSLFNPVLNPLIYSLRNAQVKGALCRALQRRSMQGTCSVVRWGVFS; translated from the coding sequence ATGGGAAGCAACCAGTCATGGGTCACAGAATTCACGTTGGTAGGATTCCAGCTCAGTGCACAGATGGAAATGCTTCTCTTCTGCATCTTCTCCCTGTTCTTTGCCTTCACCCTGCTGGGGAATGGGGTGATCCTGGGGCTCATCTGTCTGGACTTAAGACTACACACCCCCAGGTACTTCTTCCTCTCACACCTGGCCATCATTGACATCTCCTATGCTTCCAATAATGTCCCCAAGATGTTGGCAAACTTAGTGAGCCAGAGTAGAACCATCACCTTTGTTCCGTGCATACTGCAGACTTTTTTGTATTTGGCTTTTGCTGCTACAGAGTGCCTGATTTTGGTGGTGATGTCCTACGATCGGTTTGTCGCGATCTGCCACCCCCTCCGTTACACTGTCATCATGAGCTGGAGAGTGTGCTCGGTCCTGGCTGCCACTTGCTGGTCATGTGGATTTATTCTGGCTCTGGTACATGCAATTCTCCTTCTAAGGCTGCCTTTCTGTGGCCCTCAGGAAGTGAACCACCTCTTCTGTGAAATTCTGTCTGTCCTCAAATTGGCCTGTGTTGACACGTGGATCAACCAAGTGGTTATCCTTGCTGCCTGTATGTTTGTCTTGGTCGGCCCCCTGTGCTTAACGCTAGTCTCCTACACACGCATCCTCTGGGCCATCCTAAAGATCCAGTCAAGGGAGGGCCGCGTAaaggccttctccacctgctcctccctcctctgtgtgGTTGGACTCTTCTTTGGCATAGCCATGGTAGTTTATATGGTCCCAGACTCCAGTCAGCGGGAAGAGCAGGAGAAAGCACTGTCCCTGTTTCACAGTCTCTTTAATCCAGTGCTGAACCCTCTCATCTACAGCCTGAGGAACGCTCAGGTGAAGGGAGCCTTGTGCAGAGCACTGCAGAGGAGGTCCATGCAAGGGACATGCAGTGTTGTTAGATGGGgtgttttctcttaa
- the LOC105068172 gene encoding LOW QUALITY PROTEIN: olfactory receptor 2A14-like (The sequence of the model RefSeq protein was modified relative to this genomic sequence to represent the inferred CDS: inserted 1 base in 1 codon) codes for MDGNQTWITEVTLLGFQVDPALESLLFGLFSLFYTLTLLGNGVILGLICLDSRLHTPMYFFLSHLAIIDMSYASNNVPKMLANLVSQKRTISFVPCIMQTFLYLAFAHTECVILVVMSYDRYVAICHPXRYTVIMSWRVCSVLAATSWVFSFLLALVHVVLILRLPFCGPREINHFFCEILSVLKLACADTRLNQTVIFSACVFILLGPLCLVLVSYTRILFSILRIQAAEGRRKAFSTCSSHLCVVGLFFGSAIVIYMAPKSQHPEEQQKVLSLFYSLFNPMLNPLIYSLRSAEVKGALRRALWKERPM; via the exons ATGGACGGCAACCAGACGTGGATCACAGAAGTGACCCTGCTGGGATTCCAGGTTGATCCAGCCCTGGAGTCTTTGCTCTTTggacttttctctctcttctacaCCCTCACCCTTCTGGGGAATGGAGTCATCCTGGGGCTTATCTGCTTAGACTCTAGACtgcacacccccatgtacttttTCCTGTCACACTTGGCCATAATTGACATGTCCTATGCTTCCAACAATGTCCCCAAGATGCTGGCAAATCTAGTGAGTCAGAAGAGAACCATCTCCTTTGTTCCTTGCATTATGCAGACATTTTTATATCTAGCCTTTGCTCACACAGAGTGCGTGATTTTGGTGGTGATGTCCTACGATCGGTACGTGGCGATCTGCCACC TCCGTTACACTGTCATCATGAGCTGGAGAGTGTGCTCGGTCCTGGCTGCCACTTCCTGGGTGTTTAGCTTCCTCCTGGCTCTGGTCCATGTGGTTCTCATCCTGAGACTGCCCTTCTGTGGGCCTCGTGAAATCAACCACTTCTTCTGTGAAATCCTGTCTGTCCTCAAGCTGGCCTGTGCTGACACCAGGCTGAACCAAACTGTCATCTTTTCAGCTTGTGTTTTTATCTTACTGGGGCCCCTCTGCTTGGTGCTGGTCTCCTACACACGCATCCTGTTCTCCATCCTGAGGATCCAGGCAGCTGAGGGCCGCAGAaaggccttctccacctgctcctcccacctctgcGTGGTCGGGCTCTTCTTTGGTAGTGCCATCGTCATATACATGGCCCCCAAATCTCAACACCCCGAGGAGCAGCAGAAGGTACTTTCCCTGTTTTACAGTCTTTTCAACCCTATGCTGAACCCACTGATCTACAGCCTGAGGAGTGCAGAGGTCAAGGGTGCCCTGAGGAGAGCGCTGTGGAAGGAGAGGCCAATGTGA